In the genome of Thermodesulfobacteriota bacterium, one region contains:
- a CDS encoding Tad domain-containing protein: protein MMRLIYQRLQSGHEDQGGQTLVFLAIVMFALVCFFALVINVGDRVTSKVEMQNAADAAVMAGGIWNARGMNMISILNVGMTECLGFIIFFKAFNKTYIATETAIKVNLAAAEAMIAMKGIPYVGPIIAAAGEVWKACLKYSEQFMKNLAKPMNKLMKKLTKKNSGLWKVMKVLQQSERVVKHSTPIFGAYEANRIAELNGANPLVDVAGFSYTAIFFPTDPVSGLPVKKGVFKDLCPPTTKGGPGYKNFLCWDSALGMKIPLIGIKVRHAFTTFWTVGGP, encoded by the coding sequence ATGATGAGACTCATTTACCAGCGATTACAATCAGGCCATGAGGACCAGGGGGGTCAGACTTTGGTTTTTCTCGCCATTGTCATGTTTGCCCTGGTCTGTTTTTTTGCACTGGTAATTAATGTGGGTGATCGTGTCACATCAAAGGTTGAAATGCAGAATGCAGCGGATGCCGCTGTGATGGCGGGTGGAATCTGGAATGCACGGGGCATGAATATGATCAGTATCCTGAATGTGGGGATGACCGAATGCCTGGGATTTATTATATTTTTCAAAGCTTTTAACAAAACCTACATCGCCACAGAAACAGCCATAAAAGTAAACTTGGCGGCGGCCGAAGCCATGATCGCTATGAAAGGTATTCCATATGTCGGTCCGATTATAGCTGCTGCCGGTGAAGTATGGAAGGCTTGTTTGAAGTATAGTGAACAATTCATGAAGAATCTCGCCAAACCTATGAATAAATTAATGAAAAAACTGACCAAAAAGAACAGTGGCTTATGGAAAGTCATGAAGGTTCTTCAACAGTCTGAAAGAGTTGTCAAACATTCTACTCCTATTTTTGGTGCTTACGAAGCCAACCGCATTGCGGAGTTAAACGGGGCAAATCCCCTGGTGGATGTGGCAGGTTTCTCTTATACCGCGATTTTTTTTCCCACCGATCCGGTCAGTGGTCTGCCGGTAAAGAAGGGTGTTTTTAAAGATCTATGTCCGCCCACCACAAAGGGAGGTCCTGGATATAAAAACTTTTTATGCTGGGACAGTGCCTTGGGCATGAAAATCCCACTGATCGGAATTAAAGTTCGACACGCATTTACAACATTCTGGACGGTTGGGGGTCCATGA
- a CDS encoding TadE/TadG family type IV pilus assembly protein has protein sequence MILIAMSGKKLRKDESGQAMVEFVVVFPVVFLLCLVIMQTFLLLSARQVVNYAAYCAARSAIVFLPDSGNSVAKKKAERAAIIACWSISPMKDFGSAEKFIKPIEDMVEGATGIDFELARRYNMARSNVSVELKPAKLNAKTPHQDVTAEVTYHYVMGIPLANRIFYEMWKRDCKKKGKLYTFTFKASCTLPAAGKVKTKKCC, from the coding sequence GTGATACTGATTGCAATGTCAGGGAAAAAGCTGAGAAAAGATGAAAGCGGGCAGGCAATGGTAGAGTTTGTCGTTGTTTTTCCCGTGGTTTTTTTGCTCTGCCTGGTCATTATGCAGACTTTTTTGCTCCTGTCCGCCAGGCAGGTGGTTAACTATGCGGCTTATTGTGCGGCGAGAAGTGCCATTGTTTTCCTACCGGATAGCGGCAATTCCGTGGCAAAAAAAAAGGCGGAGCGTGCCGCCATCATCGCCTGCTGGTCGATTTCACCCATGAAGGATTTTGGATCGGCTGAGAAATTTATCAAGCCGATTGAAGACATGGTAGAAGGTGCTACCGGAATAGATTTTGAGCTGGCCCGGCGGTATAATATGGCCCGTTCAAATGTGTCGGTGGAACTAAAACCCGCTAAACTTAATGCCAAGACTCCTCACCAGGATGTGACCGCTGAAGTGACATATCACTATGTCATGGGGATTCCGCTGGCAAACAGAATTTTTTATGAAATGTGGAAGCGCGATTGCAAAAAAAAAGGTAAGTTATACACATTTACCTTTAAAGCCAGCTGTACACTTCCGGCTGCAGGTAAGGTAAAAACCAAAAAATGTTGCTAA